Proteins encoded within one genomic window of Thermoproteales archaeon:
- a CDS encoding AbrB/MazE/SpoVT family DNA-binding domain-containing protein: MVTSKVGKKGAVYIPKRIMEQLGIREGDRVLMKIENNKLVMEFIPDPLSLALKIRKWAKTTVKEFERESEREQYELYSA, from the coding sequence ATAGTTACGTCAAAAGTAGGTAAGAAAGGCGCTGTTTACATACCAAAGCGCATTATGGAACAGCTCGGTATAAGAGAGGGAGATAGGGTTCTTATGAAAATTGAAAATAATAAGCTTGTGATGGAGTTTATACCTGATCCATTATCGCTTGCTCTAAAAATAAGAAAATGGGCGAAAACAACCGTTAAAGAGTTTGAAAGAGAATCCGAGAGGGAGCAATATGAGCTCTACAGCGCTTAA